A genome region from Tursiops truncatus isolate mTurTru1 chromosome 15, mTurTru1.mat.Y, whole genome shotgun sequence includes the following:
- the GUSB gene encoding beta-glucuronidase, with the protein MLRGLAGTWAVLGALLWGCGLALLQGGMLYPQESRSRERKELDGLWKFRADFSQNRRQGFEQQWYRTPLRESGPSLDMPVPSSFNDVGQDGRLRSFVGWVWYEREAALPQRWTEDLGTRVVLRIGSAHYYAIVWVNGVHVAEHEGGHLPFEADISRLVQSGPLSSCRITIAINNTLSPNTLPPGTILYKTDTSKYPKGYFVQNTNFDFFNYAGLHRTVLLYTTPTAYIDDITVATDVDQDTGLVNYQILVQGSEHFQLEVCLLDEEGTVVAKGTGGRGQLQVPSAHLWWPYLMHEHPAYLYSLEVKLTAQTAAGFVSDFYTLPVGIRTVAVTQSQFLINGKPFYFHGVNKHEDADIRGKGFDWPLLVKDFNLLRWLGANAFRTSHYPYAEEVMQLCDRYGIVVIDESPGVGIVLAQSYSNVSLQHHLEVMEEMVRRDKNHPSVVMWSVANEPASFLKPAGFYFKTLIAHTKALDPSRPVTFVTNSNYEADLGVPYVDVICVNSYYSWYHDYGHMEVIQLQLATQFESWYKTYQKPIIQSEYGAETITGFHEDPPLMFSEEYQKGLLEQYHVVLDQKRKEYVVGELIWNFADFMTDQSPQRPIGNRKGIFTRQRQPKSAAFLLRERYWKLANETKCHRSAVKSQCVGNSPFTF; encoded by the exons ATGCTCCGGGGGTTGGCGGGCACCTGGGCCGTGCTCGGCGCGCTGCTCTGGGGCTGTGGGCTGGCGCTGCTGCAGGGCGGGATGCTCTACCCCCAGGAGAGCCGGTCGCGGGAGCGCAAGGAGCTGGACGGCCTCTGGAAGTTCCGCGCCGACTTCTCCCAGAACCGGCGCCAGGGCTTCGAGCAGCAGTGGTACCGGACGCCGCTGCGGGAG TCGGGCCCCAGCCTGGACATGCCGGTTCCCTCCAGCTTCAACGACGTGGGCCAGGATGGGCGGCTGAGGAGCTTTGTCGGCTGGGTGTGGTATGAACGGGAGGCCGCCCTGCCCCAGCGATGGACCGAGGACCTGGGCACACGCGTGGTGCTGAGGATCGGCAGCGCCCACTACTACGCCATCGTG TGGGTGAATGGGGTCCATGTGGCAGAGCACGAGGGGGGCCATCTCCCCTTCGAGGCTGACATCAGCAGGCTGGTCCAGAGTGGGCCCCTGTCCTCCTGCCGCATCACCATCGCCATCAACAACACGCTCTCCCCCAACACCCTGCCGCCAGGGACCATCCTCTACAAGACGGACACCTCCAA GTACCCCAAGGGTTACTTTGTCCAGAACACAAACTTTGACTTCTTCAATTACGCGGGACTGCATCGGACTGTGCTCCTCTACACCACGCCTACCGCCTACATCGATGACATCACCGTCGCCACCGATGTGGACCAAGACACTG GGCTGGTGAATTACCAGATCCTTGTCCAGGGCAGTGAGCACTTCCAGCTGGAAGTGTGTCTTCTGGATGAGGAAGGCACGGTCGTGGCCAAGGGGACTGGGGGCCGGGGCCAGCTGCAGGTGCCCAGTGCCCACCTCTGGTGGCCGTACCTGATGCACGAGCACCCTGCCTACCTGTACTCGTTGGAG GTGAAGCTGACCGCACAGACGGCTGCTGGGTTTGTGTCTGACTTCTACACCCTGCCCGTGGGGATCCGCACCGTGGCTGTCACACAGAGCCAGTTCCTCATCAACGGGAAGCCTTTCTATTTCCACGGGGTCAACAAGCATGAGGATGCAGAC ATCCGAGGGAAGGGCTTTGACTGGCCGCTGCTGGTGAAGGACTTCAACCTGCTTCGCTGGCTGGGCGCCAATGCCTTCCGCACCAGCCACTACCCCTACGCAGAGGAGGTGATGCAGCTCTGCGACCGCTATGGGATCGTGGTCATCGACGAGAGTCCCGGAGTGGGCATCGTGCTAGC CCAGAGCTACAGCAACGTGTCTCTGCAGCACCACCTGGAGGTGATGGAGGAGATGGTCCGCAGGGACAAGAATCACCCGTCTGTTGTGATGTGGTCTGTGGCCAACGAGCCCGCTTCCTTCCTGAAACCAGCTGGTTTCTACTTTAA GACGCTGATTGCCCACACCAAAGCCTTGGACCCCTCCCGGCCCGTGACCTTTGTGACCAACTCCAACTATGAAGCAGACCTGGGG GTGCCTTATGTGGACGTCATCTGTGTGAACAGTTACTACTCCTGGTATCATGACTACGGGCACATGGAAGTGATTCAGCTGCAGCTGGCAACCCAGTTTGAGAGCTGGTATAAGACCTACCAGAAGCCAATTATTCAGAGCGAGTACGGAGCAGAAACCATCACAGGGTTTCACGAG GACCCACCTCTGATGTTCAGTGAAGAGTACCAGAAAGGCCTGCTTGAGCAGTATCACGTGGTTCTGGATCAAAAACGAAAAGAATATGTGGTTGGAGAGCTCATCTGGAATTTTGCTGATTTTATGACTGACCAGT CACCACAGAGGCCGATAGGGAATAGAAAAGGGATCTTCACTCGTCAGAGACAACCGAAAAGTGCAGCATTCCTGTTGCGAGAGAGATACTGGAAACTTGCCAATGAAACCAAGTGCCACCGGTCAGCTGTGAAGTCACAGTGCGTGGGAAACAGCCCGTTTACTTTTTAA